A stretch of the Aegilops tauschii subsp. strangulata cultivar AL8/78 chromosome 4, Aet v6.0, whole genome shotgun sequence genome encodes the following:
- the LOC109782364 gene encoding probable E3 ubiquitin-protein ligase ARI1 — MASDDESYLYYDEDDEEEDGLEADEDDVGLFEDAAPQPEHRADHWAITRKSLSAAQQQDVSMVMNLVNLERHNARALLMHHRWKMDRIHDFLERRGREGLFREAGIVVPPEDSSTAARARVPPHKRPRTVTCNVCFEDVSRPSDVSTMDCGHCFCNDCWTEHFFASLGNGKKHIHCMQVKCPAICDDGTVRRLLGRKYPDAAKRFDNLVLDSYLDNNASVKWCPSAPHCGRAIRVVDASERYCEVECPCGVSFCFNCAAPAHSPCPCPMWDKWDAKFRGESENLKWIAVNTKSCPKCLRPIEKNGGCNHVSCPCGQHLCYACGGRLDSLHNCNRYDEAGHANYDSIRRQMLRYTHYCDRFNVHINSRKVEQTELWPAIQKRAVLLESATAIRPLIREASWMARAHRALLASRLVLARSYAFAYYMFGDEVRTYPSEKANLPIAKVLFEDQQWQLEENAEKLSKVLAAEAKPVLAEEEVLRAMQETSNLAKIVDTHCREMYKCIQDELLPLLLEPMTIAPYRPDGPDKAKDLPAP, encoded by the exons ATGGCCAGCGACGACGAGTCCTACCTCTActacgacgaggacgacgaggaggaggacgggctGGAGGCGGACGAGGACGACGTCGGGCTGTTCGAGGACGCCGCGCCGCAGCCGGAGCACCGCGCGGACCACTGG GCCATCACGAGAAAGTCCCTATCAGCTGCCCAG CAACAAGATGTGTCCATGGTCATGAACTTGGTGAACTTAGAGCGGCACAACGCCCGCGCTCTTCTCATGCACCACCGGTGGAAGATGGACCGCATCCACGACTTCCTCGAGCGCAGGGGGCGCGAGGGATTGTTCAGGGAGGCAGGAATTGTGGTGCCGCCGGAGGACAGTAGCACGGCGGCTCGTGCAAGGGTGCCGCCTCACAAGAGGCCCCGAACTGTCACGTGCAACGTCTGCTTTGAGGACGTCTCCCGGCCGTCCGATGTCTCCACCATGGACTGTGGGCATTGCTTCTGCAACGACT GTTGGACGGAGCATTTCTTCGCGTCCCTAGGCAACGGCAAGAAGCACATCCACTGCATGCAAGTGAAGTGCCCGGCCATCTGTGATGACGGCACCGTGCGGCGGCTCCTTGGCCGCAAGTACCCTGATGCCGCCAAGCGCTTCGACAACCTGGTCCTCGACTCGTACCTGGACAACAACGCGTCGGTGAAGTGGTGCCCCAGTGCCCCGCACTGCGGGCGCGCAATCCGCGTGGTGGACGCCAGCGAGCGGTATTGCGAGGTGGAGTGCCCCTGCGGCGTGAGCTTCTGCTTCAACTGCGCAGCGCCGGCGCACTCACCGTGCCCATGCCCCATGTGGGACAAGTGGGACGCCAAGTTCCGCGGCGAGTCCGAGAACCTCAAGTGGATCGCCGTCAACACCAAGAGCTGCCCCAAGTGCCTCCGGCCCATCGAGAAGAATGGCGGTTGCAACCATGTCAGCTGCCCATGCGGCCAGCACCTCTG TTATGCCTGCGGCGGGCGGCTGGATTCGCTGCACAACTGCAACCGCTACGACGAGGCCGGGCACGCCAACTACGACAGCATCAGGCGGCAGATGCTGCGCTACACGCACTACTGCGACCGGTTCAACGTGCACATCAACTCGCGCAAGGTGGAGCAGACGGAGCTGTGGCCGGCCATCCAGAAGAGAGCCGTGCtgctggagtcggccaccgccatCCGGCCGCTCATCCGGGAGGCCAGCTGGATGGCCCGCGCGCACCGGGCCCTGCTGGCGTCGCGCCTGGTGCTGGCCCGCTCCTACGCCTTCGCCTACTACATGTTCGGCGACGAGGTGCGCACCTACCCGTCGGAGAAGGCCAACCTGCCCATCGCCAAGGTCCTGTTCGAGGACCAGCAGTGGCAGCTGGAGGAGAACGCCGAGAAGCTGTCCAAGGTGCTCGCCGCCGAGGCCAAGCCCGTCCTGGCCGAGGAGGAGGTCCTCCGGGCCATGCAGGAGACCTCCAACCTCGCCAAGATCGTCGACACGCACTGCAGGGAGATGTACAAGTGCATCCAGGacgagctgctgccgctgctccTCGAGCCCATGACCATCGCCCCCTATCGCCCCGATGGACCCGACAAGGCCAAGGATCTGCCGGCGCCGTGA